A window from Hymenobacter volaticus encodes these proteins:
- a CDS encoding 2'-5' RNA ligase family protein has protein sequence MHTLYLVAVLPPEPVFSQIWALKQEVHKITGSRNAVRLPPHITLIPPVRQPDEFETKCTAALTDFAATQTAFAVGLQDFAWFGNRTLFVHVSEAAPIKAFHAALTDWCATHLPEAPREKRPFTPHLTLATRDLPAAQVPELRQLFAARTYAATFPVQALTLFRHDGRQWQPRATIDLPQGAQS, from the coding sequence ATGCATACGCTTTATTTAGTGGCCGTACTTCCGCCCGAACCAGTGTTCTCGCAAATCTGGGCCCTGAAGCAGGAAGTACACAAAATCACGGGTAGCCGCAACGCCGTGCGCTTGCCGCCGCATATCACGCTGATACCGCCCGTTCGCCAGCCCGACGAGTTTGAAACCAAATGCACAGCCGCCCTCACCGATTTTGCGGCCACTCAAACAGCATTTGCAGTAGGCCTGCAAGATTTCGCCTGGTTTGGCAACCGTACGCTATTTGTACACGTGAGCGAAGCTGCGCCCATAAAAGCCTTCCACGCCGCCCTCACCGACTGGTGCGCCACCCATTTACCCGAAGCACCGCGCGAAAAACGGCCGTTCACGCCGCACCTAACCTTAGCCACCCGCGACCTGCCCGCCGCACAAGTACCCGAACTGCGTCAGCTTTTTGCGGCGCGTACGTACGCCGCCACCTTCCCAGTGCAAGCCCTCACATTATTCCGGCATGATGGCCGGCAATGGCAGCCACGGGCAACCATTGACCTACCGCAAGGCGCACAATCCTAA
- a CDS encoding sensor histidine kinase produces the protein MKQRTNQHLNEKNQQIAAHRDDLDQALTELQATQAQLVQHEKLASLGQLTAGVAHEMQNPLNFITNFSDLSVELVNELQEELAKEELSVEGRTTINQLLKELTQGQVSISQHGRRADRIVKRMLEHSRASSGQAQETDLNSLVNECLRLAHHGWLAVNKDFSATLTTHFTPHLPTLRVVPQDLSRVLINLLTNAFYAVAEKRRLLGESFQPEVSIRTEQTEKSVLIRVRDNGNGIPSTVRGRIFEPFFTTKPTGEGTGLGLSLSYDIITKGHRGTLSVESQEGQYTEFTICLPLVAPSTRMPRPTTPETTRTRA, from the coding sequence TTGAAACAGCGAACCAACCAGCACCTCAACGAAAAAAACCAGCAAATAGCCGCCCACCGCGACGACCTCGATCAGGCCCTCACGGAGTTGCAAGCAACGCAGGCTCAGTTAGTACAACACGAAAAACTAGCCTCGCTAGGCCAATTGACGGCTGGCGTAGCCCATGAAATGCAAAACCCATTGAATTTCATTACCAACTTCTCGGATTTGAGCGTGGAGTTGGTAAACGAATTGCAAGAAGAACTAGCCAAAGAAGAGTTATCGGTAGAAGGCAGAACCACCATCAACCAGTTGCTTAAGGAACTCACGCAGGGTCAGGTAAGCATTAGCCAGCACGGCCGCCGTGCCGACCGTATTGTGAAGCGAATGCTAGAGCACTCCCGGGCCAGTAGTGGACAGGCGCAGGAAACTGACTTGAATTCGCTTGTCAATGAATGTTTGCGCTTGGCGCACCACGGCTGGCTGGCCGTCAACAAGGATTTTAGCGCTACCCTGACTACGCACTTCACTCCTCACCTTCCCACCTTGCGCGTGGTGCCCCAAGACTTAAGCCGCGTACTAATAAACCTGCTCACCAATGCCTTTTATGCTGTAGCGGAGAAGCGCCGATTGCTAGGAGAAAGCTTCCAGCCAGAAGTGAGTATACGGACCGAGCAAACCGAGAAGTCTGTCTTGATTCGGGTCCGCGACAATGGCAATGGCATTCCGAGCACCGTGCGAGGACGGATTTTCGAACCCTTTTTCACTACGAAACCCACTGGTGAAGGGACAGGTTTAGGCCTCTCATTGAGTTACGACATTATCACGAAGGGCCACCGCGGTACGCTGAGCGTCGAAAGTCAAGAAGGGCAATACACAGAGTTTACCATTTGCCTGCCATTAGTAGCCCCTTCCACCCGGATGCCACGGCCTACAACCCCCGAAACGACTAGGACACGGGCCTAA
- a CDS encoding tetratricopeptide repeat protein — protein MKQLVAFLLMSLTVWPPLAVGQAPTAADSLRLLLRTQPRADTVRVQRLLALAHAVRVGDIPQATQLNEEALTLARKLAYSDGEAEAVLALSVIYRRQTNYDVARRYAQRAQRAFGKRADQEGLARVWLQMSWIDLLQGNYVAALSSALKGLPLTERTGDLLTRTRLQINMGNIYNQLGDYAAALSVLRTALSNAQRLEDPQTVLIALNGLGNTYQTLEKWPQALSYHKQSLNLSKQLGNVSGEISDEINLAQVYGQQGNQAEALAHGLRARQLVRATHDDYNLPLVELMLAQAYLLANQTDSVLLLAHHALQLSQQTRSNSNIRDASELLAEAYAKRQSFKQAYRYRNLQMAYNDTLFGEDTQRKTSALRYGYELDRKRAQIALLNKTRQLQAQTAVRQRQQLYALLAGLGA, from the coding sequence ATGAAGCAGTTAGTAGCCTTCCTACTGATGAGCCTTACAGTGTGGCCTCCGTTGGCAGTTGGTCAAGCGCCTACTGCCGCCGACAGTTTGCGTCTGTTGCTACGTACTCAGCCCCGTGCTGATACGGTTCGGGTACAGCGCTTGCTAGCTCTAGCCCACGCGGTACGAGTAGGAGATATTCCGCAAGCCACCCAATTGAACGAGGAGGCACTAACTCTCGCCCGCAAGCTTGCTTACAGCGATGGCGAAGCCGAGGCCGTGTTGGCGCTGAGTGTTATCTACCGGCGTCAGACAAACTACGACGTGGCGCGGCGTTACGCCCAGCGCGCTCAGCGCGCATTCGGCAAGCGTGCCGATCAAGAAGGGCTGGCTAGAGTGTGGCTGCAAATGAGCTGGATTGACTTGTTGCAAGGCAATTATGTAGCAGCTTTATCTTCTGCCTTGAAAGGTTTGCCGCTCACAGAAAGGACTGGTGACTTGCTGACCCGCACGCGGTTGCAAATCAACATGGGCAACATTTACAACCAGCTAGGTGACTACGCGGCGGCGCTGTCTGTGCTCCGAACTGCGCTAAGCAACGCCCAACGCCTTGAGGACCCGCAAACAGTATTAATTGCTCTGAACGGGTTGGGCAACACCTATCAAACACTTGAAAAATGGCCGCAAGCGCTTTCTTATCACAAACAGTCTCTGAACCTTAGCAAACAACTAGGCAACGTCAGCGGCGAGATTTCCGATGAAATCAACTTGGCGCAAGTGTATGGCCAGCAGGGAAACCAAGCCGAAGCACTAGCTCACGGCTTACGGGCCCGCCAGTTGGTGCGCGCCACCCACGACGACTACAACTTGCCCTTGGTGGAATTGATGCTAGCCCAAGCCTATTTGCTTGCCAACCAAACGGATAGCGTGCTCTTATTGGCTCATCACGCCTTACAGCTAAGCCAACAAACACGTAGTAACAGCAACATCAGGGACGCTAGTGAATTGCTGGCCGAAGCCTACGCCAAGCGCCAAAGCTTCAAGCAAGCCTACCGCTACCGCAACCTGCAAATGGCGTACAACGATACGCTTTTCGGGGAAGATACCCAGCGCAAAACCAGCGCCTTGCGTTACGGCTACGAGCTAGACCGCAAACGGGCCCAGATTGCTTTGCTCAACAAAACCCGTCAGCTTCAGGCCCAAACAGCTGTCCGGCAGCGGCAGCAGCTTTACGCCTTGTTGGCTGGCCTTGGGGCGTGA
- a CDS encoding prolyl oligopeptidase family serine peptidase: MRSLFTSCMVLLAGAQAYSQTVIKPLPYPQTKKVDTANTYFGTKVADPYRWLENDQAPDTKSWVQEENKVTQNYLSQIPYRDAIRKRLETLWNYEKYGAPFKEGKYTYFSKNTGLQSQSVLYRQLGAGAPEVFLDPNNFSKDGTTSLAGINFTKDGSLAAYQISEGGSDWRKVIVLRTTDKSIVGDTLKDVKFSGTAWKGNEGFYYSSYDKPKAGSKLAGKTQLHKLMYHKLGTPQSTDVLVFGGEKTPRRYINGSVTEDQRFLVISARNTTTGNELYLQDLSKPGSAIVPVVDNEKTINQVVDNVGSKLYIFTNLNAPNNRVVTVDAATPTSTNWKNLIPETKNVLDVNTAGGKIFAVYLKDATSVIEQYDMAGKKERDIALPSIGSASGFSGKKEEKETYYTFTSYIYPPTIFKYDIATGKSTVYKKAGVQFDPAKYESKQVFYNSKDGTRIPMIITYKKGVVLNGKNPTLLYAYGGFNVSMTPGFSTSNIILLENGGIYAVANLRGGGEYGEKWHLAGTKLQKQNVFDDFIGAGEYLIKNNYTSKDYLAISGGSNGGLLVGAVMAQRPELFKVAFPAVGVMDMLRYNQFTAGAGWAYDYGTAQDSKEMFEYLYKYSPYHALKPANYPATLVTTADHDDRVVPAHSFKFASRLQETQQGAAPVLIRIETKAGHGAGRSTAQVISEQTDKWAFMFQNMGVPYNAAN, from the coding sequence ATGAGAAGCCTTTTTACCTCGTGTATGGTGCTACTGGCTGGTGCACAGGCCTATAGCCAAACCGTTATCAAGCCTCTGCCCTACCCTCAAACCAAGAAAGTAGATACCGCCAACACGTATTTCGGAACGAAGGTAGCCGACCCCTACCGCTGGCTGGAAAACGACCAGGCCCCGGACACCAAAAGTTGGGTGCAGGAGGAAAACAAAGTAACCCAGAATTATCTGAGCCAGATTCCGTACCGTGACGCCATCCGCAAGCGCCTCGAAACCCTGTGGAACTATGAGAAATACGGCGCGCCCTTCAAGGAAGGTAAATACACGTACTTCAGCAAGAACACGGGTTTGCAAAGCCAGTCGGTGCTGTATCGGCAGCTAGGCGCGGGCGCACCCGAAGTATTTCTAGACCCCAACAACTTCTCGAAAGACGGCACTACGTCGTTGGCTGGCATCAACTTCACCAAAGACGGCAGCTTAGCCGCCTACCAGATTTCGGAAGGTGGCTCGGATTGGCGCAAGGTGATTGTGCTGCGCACCACCGACAAGTCGATTGTGGGTGACACGCTCAAGGATGTAAAGTTTTCGGGTACTGCGTGGAAGGGCAACGAAGGTTTCTACTACAGCAGCTACGACAAGCCCAAGGCTGGCAGCAAATTGGCCGGCAAAACTCAGTTGCACAAATTGATGTACCACAAGCTAGGTACGCCTCAAAGCACCGATGTGCTTGTGTTTGGCGGTGAAAAAACTCCTCGCCGCTACATCAACGGCTCCGTGACGGAGGATCAGCGCTTTCTGGTTATTTCGGCCCGCAACACCACTACCGGCAACGAACTTTACCTCCAGGATTTGAGCAAGCCCGGTAGTGCTATTGTGCCCGTAGTAGACAACGAGAAGACCATCAACCAAGTGGTCGACAACGTGGGCAGCAAGCTCTATATTTTCACCAACCTCAACGCGCCCAACAACCGCGTAGTAACCGTAGACGCCGCTACCCCAACGTCAACCAACTGGAAAAACCTAATTCCAGAAACTAAAAATGTGCTGGACGTGAACACTGCTGGCGGCAAAATATTCGCCGTCTACCTCAAGGACGCCACTTCGGTAATCGAGCAGTACGACATGGCCGGTAAAAAAGAGCGGGATATTGCACTTCCCTCAATCGGCTCGGCCAGTGGCTTCAGCGGCAAGAAAGAGGAAAAGGAAACCTACTACACTTTCACCTCCTACATCTACCCGCCTACCATCTTCAAATACGATATTGCCACCGGCAAATCGACGGTGTACAAGAAGGCAGGCGTGCAGTTCGACCCTGCTAAGTACGAGTCCAAGCAGGTGTTCTACAATTCCAAGGATGGCACCCGCATCCCCATGATTATCACGTACAAGAAAGGCGTGGTGCTGAACGGCAAAAATCCTACGCTGCTCTATGCCTACGGGGGCTTCAACGTCAGCATGACGCCTGGCTTCAGTACCAGCAATATTATCTTGCTTGAAAACGGCGGCATCTACGCTGTAGCCAACCTTCGCGGCGGCGGTGAGTACGGCGAAAAGTGGCATCTAGCCGGCACCAAGTTGCAAAAGCAAAACGTGTTCGACGACTTCATCGGCGCCGGCGAGTACTTGATCAAGAATAATTACACCTCCAAAGACTACCTCGCCATTTCGGGCGGCTCCAATGGCGGCTTGCTAGTGGGCGCCGTGATGGCGCAACGTCCGGAGTTGTTCAAAGTGGCCTTCCCAGCCGTGGGCGTGATGGACATGTTACGCTACAACCAGTTCACGGCCGGTGCCGGCTGGGCCTACGACTACGGCACCGCTCAGGACTCCAAGGAGATGTTCGAGTACCTCTACAAGTACTCGCCCTACCATGCCTTGAAGCCCGCCAACTACCCTGCCACCCTCGTCACCACCGCCGACCACGACGACCGGGTAGTGCCCGCACACTCGTTTAAGTTCGCCTCGCGCCTCCAGGAAACCCAGCAAGGCGCCGCCCCGGTGTTGATCCGCATCGAAACGAAAGCCGGTCATGGCGCCGGACGCTCTACTGCACAAGTAATCAGTGAACAGACCGATAAGTGGGCATTCATGTTCCAGAACATGGGTGTGCCCTACAACGCAGCCAACTAG
- a CDS encoding (2Fe-2S)-binding protein yields the protein MSTSLTPDDSPGGPSGIRPDDGSRRSFMKQAGGILGLALTPPLVSQAERLTAYSKTVEGVSEMTLRVNGTTRTLRAEPRVTLLDALRENLNLTGSKKGCDHGQCGACTVLVDGRRINSCLTLAVMNQGKEITTIEGLAKGEELHPMQAAFVKHDGFQCGYCTPGQIMSGVACVKEGHATNDAQTREWMSGNLCRCGAYPNIVAAVREVAGKV from the coding sequence ATGTCAACTTCTCTTACTCCTGACGATTCCCCCGGCGGGCCATCTGGTATCCGACCCGATGACGGCTCACGTCGGTCCTTCATGAAGCAGGCCGGTGGTATTCTGGGGCTGGCTCTCACGCCGCCGTTAGTTAGCCAAGCCGAACGCCTGACAGCTTACTCGAAAACCGTTGAGGGCGTATCGGAAATGACATTGCGCGTGAACGGCACTACCCGCACGCTACGCGCCGAGCCCCGCGTGACGCTGCTCGATGCCCTGCGCGAAAACCTGAACCTGACCGGCAGCAAAAAAGGCTGCGACCATGGCCAGTGCGGCGCCTGCACCGTACTAGTCGATGGCCGCCGTATCAACAGCTGCCTTACGTTGGCCGTCATGAACCAGGGCAAGGAAATTACAACCATCGAAGGCTTGGCTAAAGGGGAAGAGTTGCACCCCATGCAAGCCGCCTTCGTGAAGCACGACGGCTTCCAGTGCGGCTACTGCACGCCGGGTCAAATAATGTCGGGCGTGGCGTGCGTGAAAGAAGGCCACGCCACCAACGATGCGCAAACTCGGGAGTGGATGAGCGGCAACCTCTGCCGCTGTGGTGCTTACCCCAACATTGTAGCCGCCGTGCGTGAAGTGGCAGGAAAGGTATAG